The Caballeronia sp. Lep1P3 genome window below encodes:
- a CDS encoding branched-chain amino acid ABC transporter permease encodes MDLSIAAILAQDGITTGAIYALLALALVLVFSVTRVIFIPQGEFVAYGALTLAALQTQKLPATCFLLMAMGAGCFIAEVAGIVRYPARYHRKGRLLSLLAGKYLLFPVAVWALTQAVFAQPLPMIAQIALTLLIVVPMGPFVYRLAYEPIAEASTLLLLIVAVAVHFAMVGLGLVMFGAEGSRTTAFSDANFTLGSVSISGQSLWVVGTAVVLIVALYFYFDRSISGKALRATSVNRLGARLVGIGTTQAGRLAFTLAAGLGALCGVLVAPITTIYYDSGFLIGLKGFVGAIVGGLVSYPLAAAGSLLVGLLESYSSFWASAYKEVIVFTLIIPVLLWRSLASPHSDEDEE; translated from the coding sequence ATGGACTTATCGATTGCCGCGATTCTCGCGCAAGACGGCATCACGACGGGCGCGATCTACGCGTTGCTCGCGCTCGCGCTCGTGCTGGTGTTCTCCGTCACGCGCGTCATTTTCATTCCGCAGGGCGAGTTCGTCGCATACGGCGCGCTCACGCTCGCCGCGCTGCAAACGCAGAAGCTGCCCGCGACGTGCTTTCTGCTCATGGCGATGGGCGCCGGCTGCTTCATCGCCGAAGTGGCGGGCATCGTGCGCTATCCGGCGCGTTATCACCGCAAAGGGCGCTTGCTGAGTCTGCTCGCCGGCAAGTACTTGCTGTTTCCGGTCGCGGTGTGGGCGCTGACGCAGGCCGTGTTCGCGCAGCCGCTGCCGATGATCGCGCAGATTGCGCTGACGCTCTTGATCGTCGTGCCGATGGGACCGTTCGTCTATCGGCTGGCGTATGAGCCGATTGCGGAGGCAAGCACGCTGTTGCTGCTGATCGTCGCGGTTGCCGTGCATTTCGCGATGGTGGGGCTCGGCCTCGTGATGTTCGGCGCGGAAGGCTCGCGCACGACCGCGTTCTCCGACGCCAACTTCACGCTCGGCAGCGTGTCGATCTCGGGGCAAAGCCTGTGGGTCGTCGGGACGGCCGTCGTGCTGATCGTGGCGCTGTACTTCTACTTCGACCGCTCGATCTCCGGCAAGGCGCTGCGTGCGACGTCGGTGAATCGGCTGGGCGCGCGGCTGGTGGGCATCGGCACGACGCAGGCCGGGCGGCTCGCGTTCACGCTGGCAGCCGGCCTCGGCGCGTTGTGCGGCGTGCTTGTCGCGCCGATCACGACCATTTATTACGATTCCGGTTTCCTGATCGGCCTGAAGGGGTTTGTCGGCGCGATCGTCGGCGGGCTGGTGAGCTATCCGCTGGCGGCGGCGGGATCGTTGCTCGTCGGCTTGCTCGAGTCGTATTCGTCGTTCTGGGCGAGCGCGTACAAGGAGGTGATCGTCTTCACGCTCATCATTCCGGTGCTGTTATGGCGGAGCCTCGCA
- a CDS encoding branched-chain amino acid ABC transporter permease — protein MEIFGIPLAAMMSQLLLGLVNGSFYAILSLGLAVIFGLLNVINFAHGALFMLGAMLAWMGYAYFNVPYWAMLLVAPIIVGLLGVVIERSMLRWLYKLDHLYGLLLTFGLTLVIEGVFRSIYGSSGQPYDVPSVLSGATNLGFMFLPNYRAWVVVASLVVCFATWFVIEKTRIGAYLRAGTENPKLVEAFGVNVPLMITLTYGFGVALAAFAGVLAAPVIQVSPLMGQSMIITVFAVVVIGGMGSIMGSILTGLLLGVIEGFTRVFYPEASATVVFVIMALVLLVRPAGLFGKER, from the coding sequence ATGGAAATTTTCGGCATACCGCTCGCCGCGATGATGAGCCAGTTGCTGCTCGGACTGGTGAACGGTTCGTTCTACGCGATCCTGAGTCTCGGGCTCGCGGTGATCTTCGGCTTGCTCAACGTCATCAACTTCGCGCACGGCGCGCTCTTCATGCTGGGCGCGATGCTCGCGTGGATGGGCTACGCGTACTTCAACGTCCCGTATTGGGCGATGCTGCTCGTCGCGCCGATCATCGTCGGGTTGCTGGGCGTCGTCATCGAACGTTCGATGCTGCGCTGGCTCTACAAGCTCGATCATCTTTACGGCTTGCTGCTCACGTTCGGCCTGACGCTCGTGATCGAAGGCGTATTCCGCTCCATCTACGGTTCGTCCGGGCAGCCGTATGACGTGCCTTCGGTGCTTTCCGGCGCGACCAATCTCGGCTTCATGTTCCTGCCGAACTATCGCGCGTGGGTCGTGGTGGCCTCGCTCGTCGTGTGTTTCGCGACGTGGTTCGTCATCGAGAAGACGCGCATCGGCGCGTATCTGCGCGCGGGCACGGAGAACCCGAAGCTCGTCGAGGCGTTCGGCGTGAACGTGCCGCTGATGATTACGCTCACCTACGGCTTCGGCGTCGCGCTCGCGGCGTTCGCGGGCGTGCTGGCCGCGCCGGTCATTCAGGTCTCGCCGCTCATGGGACAGTCGATGATCATCACCGTGTTCGCGGTCGTCGTGATCGGCGGCATGGGTTCGATCATGGGCTCGATTCTCACGGGCCTGCTGCTCGGCGTGATCGAGGGCTTTACGCGCGTGTTCTATCCGGAAGCGTCCGCGACGGTCGTCTTCGTCATCATGGCGCTCGTGCTGCTCGTGCGTCCGGCAGGACTCTTCGGCAAGGAAAGATGA
- a CDS encoding ABC transporter substrate-binding protein, protein MKWALRAKAVAMAVAGLSAVFSTQVFADVKIGVTVSATGPAASLGIPEKNTIALLPKEVAGQKVQYIVLDDATDSTQAVKNARKLTSEDHVDALIGSTVVPNSLAMIDIAAETSTPMLSMAAAASIVEPMDAKRAWVFKTPQNDILMATAIAQHMSNHGVKTVAFIGFSDAYGESWFKEFSKAADLAKIRVVANERFARNDASVTGQVLKAMSQNPDAVLIAGAGTPAALPQKTLKERGYKGKLYQTHGVANNDFLRVCGKDCEGTFLPAGPLLVAEQLPDSNPVKQAALTYKKAYEGAYGAGSVSTFGGHAWDAGLILQRAIPIALKKGQPGTPAFREALRAAIEDTKNLPASHGIFNMSANDHAGLDQRARVMVEIVGGKWKLSGN, encoded by the coding sequence ATGAAGTGGGCATTACGCGCAAAGGCGGTCGCTATGGCTGTCGCGGGATTATCAGCGGTTTTCAGCACACAGGTTTTTGCGGACGTGAAAATAGGCGTGACGGTATCAGCCACCGGTCCCGCTGCATCGCTCGGCATTCCGGAAAAGAACACCATCGCGTTATTGCCCAAGGAAGTCGCGGGACAAAAGGTGCAATACATCGTCCTCGATGACGCCACCGATTCCACGCAGGCTGTCAAGAACGCGCGCAAGCTCACGAGCGAAGATCACGTCGATGCGCTGATCGGTTCCACCGTGGTCCCCAACTCTCTCGCGATGATCGACATCGCCGCCGAAACCAGCACGCCAATGCTCTCGATGGCAGCCGCCGCGAGCATCGTCGAGCCGATGGATGCGAAGCGCGCGTGGGTCTTCAAGACGCCGCAGAACGACATCCTCATGGCCACGGCCATCGCGCAACACATGAGCAATCACGGCGTGAAGACCGTGGCGTTCATCGGCTTTTCGGATGCCTACGGCGAGAGCTGGTTCAAGGAGTTCTCGAAGGCGGCCGACCTCGCGAAGATACGCGTCGTCGCGAACGAACGCTTCGCGCGCAACGACGCGTCCGTCACCGGGCAAGTGCTGAAGGCGATGTCGCAGAACCCGGACGCGGTGCTGATCGCCGGCGCGGGCACACCGGCCGCGCTGCCGCAGAAGACGCTCAAGGAGCGCGGCTACAAGGGCAAGCTCTATCAGACGCACGGCGTCGCCAATAACGACTTCCTGCGCGTGTGCGGCAAGGACTGCGAAGGCACGTTCCTTCCCGCCGGGCCGCTGCTCGTCGCCGAGCAGTTGCCGGACAGCAATCCCGTCAAGCAGGCCGCGCTGACGTACAAGAAGGCGTATGAAGGCGCGTATGGCGCAGGCTCCGTGTCGACGTTCGGCGGTCACGCCTGGGACGCGGGTCTCATTCTTCAACGCGCCATTCCCATCGCTCTGAAGAAGGGGCAGCCCGGCACGCCCGCGTTCCGCGAGGCCTTGCGCGCGGCCATCGAAGACACGAAGAACTTGCCCGCGTCGCACGGCATCTTCAACATGAGCGCGAACGATCACGCCGGTCTCGATCAGCGGGCGCGCGTGATGGTGGAGATCGTCGGCGGCAAATGGAAGCTCTCGGGCAACTGA
- a CDS encoding ABC transporter substrate-binding protein, whose protein sequence is MKTKKAWVKNGIALAVAASAAFGAGAAFAQVKIGVTLSATGPAASLGIPEKNTIALLPKEVAGKSVEYIVLDDGSDTSRAVQNTRKLIDEDHVDAIVGSTVTPNSLAMIDAASSAKTPMISMAASAAIIAPMDAKKAWVFKTPQNDALMADAIASYMEKHGVKTVGFIGFADAYGDGWYNVFNTAASAHKLKIVTNERYNRTDTSVTGQVLKTMGANPDAVLIAGAGTPSALPAKALKERGYKGKVYQTHGVANNDFLRVCGKDCEGEILPAGPVLVTDQLPDGNPVKKSSAAYKNAYEKAYGAGSLSTFGGHAWDAGQMLQRAIPEALKKGQPGTPEFREALRAALENLKDLPVAHGIMNMTTSDHNGFDDRARVMVQIVDGKWKLLND, encoded by the coding sequence ATGAAAACAAAGAAAGCATGGGTGAAAAACGGCATCGCGCTGGCGGTCGCGGCGAGTGCCGCATTCGGCGCTGGCGCGGCGTTCGCGCAGGTGAAGATCGGCGTGACGCTCTCGGCGACGGGACCGGCCGCATCGCTCGGGATTCCCGAGAAAAACACCATCGCGCTATTGCCGAAGGAAGTGGCGGGCAAATCGGTCGAATACATCGTGCTCGATGACGGTTCCGATACGAGCCGCGCCGTGCAAAACACGCGCAAGCTGATCGACGAGGATCACGTGGACGCGATCGTCGGCTCGACGGTCACGCCGAACTCGCTCGCGATGATCGATGCGGCCTCCAGCGCGAAGACGCCGATGATCTCGATGGCCGCGTCCGCCGCGATCATCGCGCCGATGGACGCGAAGAAAGCGTGGGTCTTCAAGACGCCGCAGAACGACGCGCTCATGGCCGACGCCATCGCGAGCTACATGGAGAAGCACGGCGTGAAGACGGTAGGCTTCATCGGCTTCGCGGATGCCTACGGCGACGGCTGGTACAACGTATTCAACACGGCGGCGTCGGCGCACAAGCTGAAGATCGTCACGAACGAGCGCTATAACCGCACGGATACGTCCGTCACCGGCCAGGTGTTGAAGACGATGGGCGCGAACCCCGACGCGGTGTTGATTGCGGGCGCGGGCACGCCGTCCGCGCTGCCGGCGAAGGCGCTGAAGGAGCGCGGCTACAAGGGCAAGGTTTATCAGACGCACGGCGTGGCCAATAACGACTTCCTGCGCGTCTGCGGCAAGGATTGCGAAGGCGAGATTCTGCCCGCGGGTCCCGTGCTCGTGACCGATCAGCTTCCGGACGGCAATCCGGTGAAGAAGTCGTCGGCGGCGTACAAGAACGCGTATGAGAAGGCCTACGGCGCGGGTTCGCTCTCGACCTTCGGCGGTCACGCGTGGGACGCCGGCCAGATGCTCCAGCGCGCCATTCCCGAAGCGCTCAAGAAGGGGCAGCCCGGCACGCCAGAATTCCGCGAGGCGTTGCGCGCGGCGCTGGAAAACCTCAAGGATCTGCCGGTCGCGCACGGCATCATGAACATGACGACGAGCGACCACAACGGCTTCGACGATCGCGCGCGCGTGATGGTGCAGATTGTCGACGGCAAGTGGAAGCTGCTGAACGACTGA
- a CDS encoding ABC transporter substrate-binding protein: protein MKKKTLARLSTLCFAAAAASVTLFASGAQAADGNSVKIGFVTDFSGLYADIDGQGGLEAIRMAIADFGGKVNGKPIELVYADHQNKADIAASRAREWIDRDGVNAIIGGTNSATALSTAQVTAEKKTPYINIGAGADNLTNEQCSPYTVHYAYDTMSLAKGTGSAVTKQGGKTWYFLTADYAFGKALEKNTSDVVKANGGQVLGEVRHPLSASDFSSFLLQAQGSKAQVLGLANAGGDTVNSIKAAKEFGITKSMKIAALLIFISDIHSLGLETTQGLVATDSWYWNKDDKTRAWAKRYFDKMKKMPGSLQAADYSAVTTYLNAVKAAGTTDSDKVMAQLKKAKIDDFYAKGYIREDGAMIHDMYLMEVKKPSESKEPWDYYKITATIPGDQAFGTKAESRCKLWK from the coding sequence ATGAAAAAGAAGACCCTCGCGCGCCTCTCGACTCTTTGCTTTGCGGCTGCGGCGGCGAGTGTGACGCTCTTTGCAAGCGGCGCGCAGGCAGCCGACGGCAACAGCGTCAAAATCGGCTTCGTCACCGACTTCTCGGGGCTTTACGCGGACATCGACGGTCAGGGCGGCCTCGAAGCCATCCGCATGGCGATCGCGGACTTCGGCGGCAAGGTGAACGGCAAGCCGATCGAACTCGTGTATGCGGACCATCAGAACAAGGCGGACATCGCGGCCTCACGCGCGCGCGAGTGGATCGACCGCGACGGCGTGAACGCGATCATCGGCGGCACGAATTCCGCGACGGCGCTTTCCACCGCGCAAGTCACGGCGGAGAAGAAGACGCCGTACATCAACATCGGCGCGGGCGCGGACAATCTCACGAACGAACAGTGCTCGCCGTACACCGTGCATTACGCCTATGACACGATGTCGCTCGCCAAGGGCACCGGTTCCGCGGTGACGAAGCAGGGCGGAAAGACGTGGTACTTCCTGACGGCGGATTACGCGTTCGGCAAGGCGCTGGAGAAGAACACGTCGGATGTCGTGAAGGCGAACGGCGGGCAAGTGCTCGGCGAGGTGCGTCATCCGCTGTCGGCGTCGGATTTCTCGTCGTTCCTGTTGCAGGCGCAGGGCTCGAAGGCGCAGGTGCTCGGTCTCGCGAACGCGGGCGGCGACACCGTCAACTCGATCAAGGCCGCGAAGGAATTCGGCATCACGAAATCGATGAAGATCGCCGCGCTGCTCATCTTCATCTCCGATATTCATTCGCTGGGACTGGAGACGACGCAAGGACTGGTCGCGACGGATAGCTGGTACTGGAACAAGGACGACAAGACGCGCGCGTGGGCGAAGCGTTACTTCGACAAGATGAAGAAGATGCCGGGCAGCCTCCAGGCGGCGGACTATTCGGCGGTCACGACGTATCTGAACGCCGTGAAGGCGGCAGGCACGACCGACAGCGACAAGGTCATGGCGCAGCTCAAGAAGGCGAAGATCGACGACTTCTACGCGAAAGGCTATATCCGCGAAGATGGCGCGATGATCCACGACATGTATCTGATGGAAGTGAAGAAGCCGTCCGAATCGAAGGAACCGTGGGACTACTACAAGATCACCGCGACGATTCCCGGCGATCAGGCGTTCGGCACGAAGGCGGAGTCGCGCTGCAAGCTCTGGAAGTAA
- a CDS encoding branched-chain amino acid ABC transporter permease — protein MQRKALYALLLIALIAAPFAGVYPVFMMKVLCFALFAAAFNLLIGYTGLLSFGHSMFLASAGYTAGYAIQTLGMTPELGVIAGTAAATLLGVVVGLLAIRRQGIYFAMVTLALAQMVYFVFLQAPFTHGEDGLQGVPRGKLFGVLDLGSDVTLYYVVLVLMLLAFALIVRIVHSPFGQVLVAIKENEPRAISLGYDTARYKLLAFVLSAGLAGLAGATKTLVLGFETLGDAYWTMSGLVVLMTLVGGMSTMFGPLLGAAIIVALEDRLGDIGGGLANMTGLAWFNSLGESVTIVTGLIFIACVLAFRRGIVGEIVARVRPLQG, from the coding sequence ATGCAGAGAAAAGCGCTTTACGCCCTGTTGCTGATTGCGTTGATCGCCGCGCCGTTCGCGGGCGTGTATCCGGTTTTCATGATGAAGGTGCTGTGCTTCGCGCTCTTCGCGGCGGCGTTCAATCTGCTGATCGGCTATACGGGGCTGCTCTCGTTCGGACACTCGATGTTCCTCGCGAGCGCGGGCTATACCGCCGGTTACGCGATCCAGACGCTCGGCATGACGCCGGAACTGGGCGTGATCGCCGGCACCGCCGCTGCGACGCTGCTCGGCGTGGTGGTCGGTCTGCTGGCGATTCGCCGCCAGGGCATCTACTTTGCGATGGTCACGCTCGCGCTTGCGCAGATGGTCTATTTCGTGTTCCTGCAGGCGCCGTTCACGCACGGCGAGGACGGTCTGCAAGGCGTGCCGCGCGGCAAGCTCTTCGGCGTCCTCGATCTCGGCAGCGACGTGACGCTCTACTACGTCGTGCTCGTGCTGATGTTGCTGGCGTTCGCGCTGATCGTGCGTATCGTGCACTCGCCGTTCGGACAAGTGCTGGTGGCCATCAAGGAGAACGAGCCGCGCGCGATCTCGCTCGGCTACGACACCGCGCGCTACAAGCTGCTCGCGTTCGTGCTGTCCGCCGGGCTCGCGGGTCTCGCGGGCGCGACCAAGACGCTTGTGCTCGGCTTCGAAACGCTCGGCGATGCCTACTGGACGATGTCCGGCCTCGTCGTGCTGATGACGCTCGTCGGCGGCATGAGCACGATGTTCGGGCCGCTGCTCGGTGCGGCGATCATCGTCGCGCTGGAGGACCGGCTCGGCGATATCGGCGGCGGCCTCGCGAATATGACGGGCCTCGCGTGGTTCAACTCGCTCGGCGAATCGGTGACGATCGTGACGGGGCTGATCTTCATCGCGTGCGTGCTGGCGTTCAGGCGCGGAATCGTGGGCGAGATCGTCGCGCGCGTGAGGCCGTTGCAGGGATAG